In Deltaproteobacteria bacterium, the genomic stretch GCTGGCGGGCACCCGGATCCCGTCGAAGCGGAGCGGCGCGGGCATCGGCAGCGGTACCACCTCGGGGCGGGAACCGTCTTCCAGCCGGGCGGATGCGAGGCGCTCCCGGTTCTCTTCGAGCACGCGATGGTTTTCGTCCTTCGGGTCCTTCTCCCGGCACAGCACCACCGTGCGGGGTCCCGTGAACCGGCACAGGTCGTCCACGTGGCCGTGCGTGTCGTCCCCCGCGATGCCGCGTCCCAGCCAGACGACGTTCGAGGCGCCCAGGTGATCACGGAAGACGCCTTCCAGCTCCGCCCGGGAGATCCCGGGGTTGCGGACCTGGATCTCCGGGTCGAGCAGGCACTCCTCCGTCGCGATCAGCGTTCCCCGCCCGTTGACCTCGATCGCCCCCCCCTCGAGAACGACCCCCTTTCCGCCGTGCCGCACCGGGAGAAAGGGAACGCCGAGCGCCTTCGCGGCCCGCGCGGGGACGCCCGCGTCCTTTCGCCAGTTCGGGTATCGCGCCCACGCGTTGAACCCGAACCCTGCGACGGCCATTTCGCGCTTCGGGCGATCCCTGCGGACGAAGATCGGGCCGAAGTCGCGCGTCCACCCGCGATCGGTCGGAAAACGGAAGAACGCCACGCGGGAGAGATCCGCCCCAACGCGGGAGAGCAGCCGGAGCACCTTCACCTCGTGCGCCTTCGACTCAACGAGGATCCGGACGCTCTCGCCGGCGGCGATCTTCCGGACGATCTCCCCGTAGACCCATTGGATGGCGGCGAACTTTCCGGGCCAGTCGGAGCGGTTGTGCGGCCAGCCGATCCAGGTCGCCTCGTGCGGCTCCCACTCCGCGGGCATCCGGAAACCGCGGCGCTTGCCTCCCGTTTTTCCTACTGCGGGGGTCAACGCCCCTTCCCCCACGGCTCTCCGTCGAGGACACGGCTCGTGATCCCCCCGTAGGCGTCGATCCGCCGGTCCCGCAGGAACGGCCAGTTCCGGCGCACCTCCTCGATGCGGGCAAGGTCGACCTCGGCGAAAAGGATCTCCTCCCGTTCCGCGGACGCCTCGGTCAGGATCTCGCCCTGCGGGCCGCACAGGAACGAGGAACCCCAGAATTCGATCCCTTCGCCGCCGCCCCCGGGGACCTCCTTCCCCACCCGGTTGACCGCCGCCAGGTAGACGCCGTTCGCGACGGCGTGCCCCCGCTGCACGGTGCGCCAGGCGT encodes the following:
- a CDS encoding agmatine deiminase family protein, which translates into the protein MTPAVGKTGGKRRGFRMPAEWEPHEATWIGWPHNRSDWPGKFAAIQWVYGEIVRKIAAGESVRILVESKAHEVKVLRLLSRVGADLSRVAFFRFPTDRGWTRDFGPIFVRRDRPKREMAVAGFGFNAWARYPNWRKDAGVPARAAKALGVPFLPVRHGGKGVVLEGGAIEVNGRGTLIATEECLLDPEIQVRNPGISRAELEGVFRDHLGASNVVWLGRGIAGDDTHGHVDDLCRFTGPRTVVLCREKDPKDENHRVLEENRERLASARLEDGSRPEVVPLPMPAPLRFDGIRVPAS